The following coding sequences are from one Triticum aestivum cultivar Chinese Spring chromosome 5A, IWGSC CS RefSeq v2.1, whole genome shotgun sequence window:
- the LOC123104855 gene encoding putative UPF0481 protein At3g02645, with product MAASDQQQQARSNRQGFVDESRWVELIRQSLREVPGEEEDDGIHVSVFDVPKQLQVHRPDAYRPQFIALGPYHHWHPHLYDMERYKIDAARRALRAAGSSLEDIVSKLACHERRVRAHYHRHLDFQDGTLSLMMLVDGAFLLEFLAIHHHHAAAKAKPERVSVSSWTSRMAHLIDLGGSGRKSAHGLILRDMLMLENQIPLFLLRQILQATCHSQSQSVDESTTRLTCMVTGLMKELCPFKMEGNFPDKEIERDIGKHAHLLELLYYLLVPKPCENSAPAWSGHVDEDIEEQRTDGGEEGQGPSSGSGSEHVMQVLATMRRVASRLKGGRLSHVMKPIEFAAKAPWKMLTGIPGISALSMPADTGEQASTMSQDEEIEIPSVTELASSGVRFAPTNGNLSTIAFNRKTGTLHLPAVTLDCNTEVVLRNLVAYESSAASGPLVFTRYTELLMNGIIDTNDDVTLLRKRGVVINRMKKSDGEAAKLWNGMSRSVQHSKVPDLDAVIDDVNRYYGRRWSVKAKRFMRKYVLSSWKMLTFLATISMLLLTTLQAFCSVYTCSRWFTDVVVTVTPTSRE from the exons ATGGCCGCCTCCGATCAACAACAGCAGGCCCGCAGCAACCGGCAAGGCTTTGTGGACGAGTCCCGGTGGGTGGAGCTGATCCGGCAGTCCCTCCGGGAGGTTcccggggaggaggaggacgacggcaTCCACGTGTCCGTGTTCGACGTGCCGAAGCAGCTGCAGGTGCACAGGCCCGATGCCTACAGGCCGCAGTTCATCGCCCTGGGCCCCTACCACCACTGGCACCCTCACCTGTACGACATGGAGCGCTACAAgatcgacgccgcccgccgcgcgctccGCGCGGCCGGCAGCAGCCTGGAGGACATCGTCTCCAAGCTCGCGTGCCACGAGCGCCGGGTCCGTGCACACTACCACCGCCACCTCGACTTCCAAGACGGGACGCTATCCCTCATGATGCTCGTGGACGGCGCATTCCTGCTCGAGTTCCTCgccatccaccaccaccacgccgccgccaaGGCCAAGCCAGAGAGGGTCTCCGTCTCTAGCTGGACGTCGAGGATGGCGCACCTCATCGACCTGGGCGGGAGCGGGCGGAAGTCCGCTCACGGCCTCATCCTCCGCGACATGCTCATGCTCGAGAACCAGATTCCGCTCTTCCTCCTCCGTCAGATCCTCCAGGCGACATGTCACTCCCAGTCTCAGTCCGTCGACGAGTCCACCACGCGGCTCACGTGCATGGTGACGGGCCTCATGAAGGAGCTCTGCCCGTTTAAGATGGAGGGCAACTTCCCGGACAAGGAAATTGAGAGGGACATCGGCAAGCATGCGCACCTGCTCGAGCTGCTTTACTACCTGCTCGTGCCCAAGCCCTGTGAAAATTCTGCGCCGGCGTGGTCTGGCCACGTCGACGAGGATATCGAGGAGCAGAGAacggacggcggcgaagaaggccAAGGACCTTCCTCCGGCAGCGGCAGCGAGCACGTGATGCAAGTGCTCGCCACCATGCGGAGAGTCGCGTCGAGGCTCAAGGGCGGCCGCCTCAGCCACGTGATGAAGCCGATCGAGTTTGCTGCCAAGGCGCCGTGGAAGATGCTCACCGGCATACCTGGCATCTCGGCCTTGTCCATGCCCGCGGACACCGGCGAGCAGGCGTCCACCATGAGCCAGGACGAGGAGATCGAGATCCCATCGGTCACCGAACTGGCCAGCAGCGGCGTCCGGTTTGCGCCGACCAACGGCAACCTGTCCACCATCGCCTTCAACCGCAAGACGGGGACGCTCCACCTCCCCGCGGTGACCCTCGACTGCAACACCGAGGTGGTGCTCCGGAACCTGGTCGCCTACGAGTCGTCCGCCGCATCGGGCCCGCTGGTGTTCACCCGGTACACGGAGCTT CTGATGAACGGCATCATCGACACCAACGACGACGTCACTCTGCTCCGCAAGCGCGGCGTGGTGATCAACCGCATGAAGAAGAGCGACGGCGAGGCCGCCAAGCTGTGGAACGGCATGAGCCGCTCGGTGCAGcactccaaggtgccggacctGGACGCGGTCATCGACGACGTGAACCGCTACTACGGCCGCCGGTGGAGCGTCAAGGCGAAGCGGTTCATGCGCAAGTACGTGCTCAGCTCATGGAAGATGCTCACCTTCCTCGCCACCATCAGCATGCTGCTGCTCACCACCTTGCAGGCCTTCTGCTCCGTCTACACGTGCTCCCGGTGGTTCACTGACGTTGTTGTCACGGTCACGCCGACATCAAGAGAGTAG
- the LOC123104858 gene encoding probable UDP-3-O-acylglucosamine N-acyltransferase 2, mitochondrial: MRARQNGKARAQSPPPPPPSGRRCIFRHRRRLLFSSAAEVVGARFRVLPHCKFTILVLHRTSARFNSKRGLLMAAILPRTALLLRTPRGAGRLARFLGAGVPAASSSDAETAAEFMPWRNGGGVLHRAASVDPSAVVEAGAVVHSGAVIGKEVVVGSGTVVGPSVSVGQSTRIGYNVVLSNCSVGEFCTIHNGACIGQDGFGFFVDQDGQVKKKPQELYARIGDNVEIGANTCIDRGSWRDTMIGDDTKIDNLVQIGHNVVIGKCCMICGQVGIAGSATLGDYVVLGGRVAIRDHVSIASKVRLAANSLATKDIQEPGDYGGFPAVPINEWRRQTVNLRLFSKKHHDRR; this comes from the exons ATGCGAGCGCGTCAGAATGGGAAGGCCCGGGCCCagtcgccacctcctcctcctccgtccggTCGTCGCTGCAttttccgccaccgccgccgcctcctcttctcCTCTGCCGCCGAGGTCGTAGGAGCTCGGTTTCGCGTTCTGCCACACTGCAAGTTCACCATCCTGGTCTTGCACAGAACCTCTGCAAGGTTCAACAGCAAGAGGGGATTACTGATGGCAGCCATCCTGCCAAGAACCGCGCTGCTGCTGCGGACGCCGCGCGGCGCCGGCCGGCTCGCGCGGTTCCTCGGGGCCGGCGTGCCCGCAGCttcatcatccg ATGCTGAGACGGCGGCGGAGTTCATGCCGTGGCGTAACGGCGGGGGCGTTCTGCACCGGGCGGCGTCCGTTGACCCCTCCGCGGTGGTGGAGGCCGGCGCCGTCGTGCACTCCGGCGCTGTGATTGGCAAGGAGGTCGTCGTCGGGTCTGGGACCGTGGTCGGGCCTTCGGTGTCCGTGGGGCAGTCCACCAGGATCGG GTACAATGTTGTCTTGAGCAACTGCTCGGTGGGCGAGTTCTGCACTATCCACAATGGCGCCTGCATCGGTCAAGATG GTTTTGGTTTCTTTGTGGACCAGGATGGACAGGTCAAGAAGAAACCACAG GAGCTTTATGCAAGAATTGGAGACAATGTGGAAATTGGTGCAAATACATGCATTGACAGAGGCAG TTGGAGAGACACAATGATTGGAGATGACACCAAGATTGATAATCTGGTTCAG ATAGGTCACAATGTGGTGATAGGAAAGTGCTGCATGATTTGTGGACAAGTAGGGATCGCAGGTTCTGCAAC GTTGGGTGACTACGTAGTATTAGGTGGTAGGGTGGCCATCCGGGATCATGTCTCCATTGCTTCAAAG GTTAGACTCGCTGCAAATAGTTTAGCGACAAAGGACATTCAGGAGCCCGGTGACTATGGCGGATTTCCAGCT GTCCCAATAAACGAATGGCGTCGACAAACTGTGAACTTGCGCTTATTTTCAAAGAAACACCATGACAGAAGATAG
- the LOC123104856 gene encoding uncharacterized protein isoform X1: MGCRDTAALNDLELMLLDETADPKALPLSLLKDITNDFSNDRQIGRGGFALVYQGVLESGTVAVKRLSDMCMDEKKFHGEVQCLMKARHKNIVRFLGYCADTQGNMLSYNGKLVMADVRQRLLCFEYMSKGSLRDYISDESCGLEWRKRYQIIIGICQGLNYLHENRIVHLDLKPENVLLDDNMVPKITDFGLSRYFEERQTSQSITSNISGTLGYIAPELYDGEKITIQSDIYSLGIIIIEILTGRKGCPDVEVVLERWCERLGKSLEDTHVEQVRVCTEIGIECSDFNPAKRPVSTHKIIERLKETETTDEVSSVLSSTVPTKLFVHPHLLCFPCVPNKLIPSSLNLRNFTDEHFAFRLVESYAEETERRFAKLPLYGVVSPRSTHTLSLTLQERDEKSIHLVLESSTFKDAHMPMYCSEFRGDKFLEETKEKGNMVQQVIVKAVATTAQREITSELIPNKTKILFKKSPFTSLDCQDVNLTKQWIITGHTRGYVCIWDGQTQRKVDSFKVSTDKVVLVKFIVRKQWFVAGAEDGFIHIYNYETKRQQVPSFTAHAGKMTSLAVHPSKPYLMSWSSDEMKLWDWDKAWECTQTFKCKHLGYICQVMFDPKNTNSFVTASANHMIDVWDFDSPQCKYTLSGHWDRVNCLDFFTHDNQQYLITGSSDCSAKIWDMHSNMCTHTLHASMSPVMSVMFHPNLQVLITGLEDGTVYLWSSTNFRLERIINPPVIEPPAWGFGWIYNIFSSPVSEHVWGLACSMKSKGFVFGRGETVAMVDVGNVNNQEESSHHSVPQIRADKSTQLIDNSGLLEVHPSDLRFPLQPHKSTTCSLDLTNHTYERVAFRLVQKNKSHSFGEEEDSLLSNVPIYGFIASRSTYTLVVTTKEWPDQGDDTSLDLLLQSSISGDKFIVPFENETECVDLFEELKEMGNVVHELTLKAVFYAQEEVTREIRSATKKVDALGFGNRLVCLDAHPTETWILTCKFFGDVHMWDLVSQEKKALYSFHVYQNGTRGLSATVRFLKFIARKQWFLAGADDGFIHVCTYGTEIVQQITSFRAGSSSVTAMTIHPTQPYVLSSAYESPIRLWNWEEGWQCTRTFDDERSGTVRQITFNPKDANCFASASEDQTVKVWNLDSPKSSYTLFGHLAQVNCLDFFAHADQQYLISGSDDLTARIWDLENRVCVYTIRALMAPVLSVLCLLPDHPYLTIGLKDGTLHLFSSANFRLVRIIDLGCSKVRSVNLMGSVRVVIEQEGAVSIMDIDPEQQGGIISEVGANMVDAVRLDVASEAQLDIFQEHKEDLSSTTRHLPRTQRGFVRCSVRDRKYEFHTGVRNAMGYNNRLVLTEFRPQRKEIRK; the protein is encoded by the exons ATGGGTTGCCGAGATACTGCAGCACTAAATGACCTTGAGCTCATGCTACTAGATGAAACGGCTGACCCAAAGGCCTTACCACTATCACTTCTGAAAGACATCACAAACGATTTCTCTAACGATCGACAAATCGGTAGGGGTGGCTTTGCATTGGTATATCAG GGAGTACTTGAGAGTGGTACAGTCGCTGTGAAGAGATTGAGCGATATGTGTATGGATGAGAAGAAATTCCATGGAGAGGTTCAATGTTTGATGAAGGCAAGGCACAAAAACATAGTACGGTTTTTGGGATATTGTGCTGACACACAAGGGAATATGTTGAGCTACAACGGAAAATTAGTCATGGCAGATGTACGGCAAAGATTGCTTTGCTTCGAATACATGTCCAAAGGGAGTCTACGTGATTATATTAGTG ATGAGTCTTGCGGACTTGAATGGAGAAAGCGCTACCAAATTATCATCGGAATTTGCCAAGGTTTAAATTATCTCCATGAGAATCGTATTGTTCACTTAGATCTGAAACCAGAAAATGTACTCCTAGATGACAATATGGTACCAAAGATTACTGACTTTGGTCTCTCAAGGTATTTTGAGGAAAGGCAAACTAGCCAATCTATTACTTCAAATATTTCTGGTACACT GGGATATATTGCACCAGAACTCTACGATGGGGAAAAAATCACAATCCAGTCAGATATATATAGTCTTGGTATTATAATCATAGAGATACTAACAGGAAGGAAAGGGTGTCCCGACGTTGAAGTT GTACTTGAGAGATGGTGTGAAAGGTTGGGAAAATCACTAGAAGACACACATGTGGAACAAGTACGAGTTTGCACTGAAATAGGGATAGAGTGCAGTGACTTCAATCCAGCAAAGAGGCCTGTTAGTACACACAAGATAATCGAAAGGCTCAAGGAAACAGAAACTACAGATGAG GTATCCAGTGTCTTATCCAGCACTGTACCCACCAAGCTATTTGTCCATCCGCATCTCCTCTGCTTTCCCTGCGTACCGAACAAGCTGATCCCAAGTTCGCTGAACCTTAGAAACTTCACAGATGAACATTTTGCATTTAGGCTTGTGGAATCCTATGCAGAAGAAACTGAGCGACGCTTTGCCAAATTGCCACTGTACGGAGTCGTGTCGCCGAGGTCAACACACACTCTTAGTTTGACACTCCAGGAACGGGACGAAAAATCCATTCATTTGGTCCTAGAGAGCAGTACATTTAAGGATGCACATATGCCAATGTACTGTAGCGAATTTAGAGGGGACAAATTTTTAGAAGAAACCAAAGAGAAAGGTAATATGGTGCAGCAAGTGATAGTGAAAGCTGTTGCTACTACTGCACAGCGAGAGATAACGTCTGAG CTAATCCCAAATAAAACGAAG ATATTATTCAAGAAGAGCCCATTCACGTCTCTGGACTGCCAAGATGTTAACCTAACCAAGCAATG GATAATAACAGGCCATACACGGGGATATGTTTGCATTTGGGACGGTCAAACACAG AGGAAAGTAGATTCGTTTAAAGTCTCCACCGACAAAG TTGTTTTGGTTAAATTTATCGTACGAAAACAATGGTTTGTGGCTGGAGCCGAAGATGGCTTTATTCACATCTACAATTACGAAACTAAACGGCAGCAAGTCCCAAGTTTCACAGCTCATGCTGGAAAAATGACATCACTGGCCGTTCATCCAAGCAAACCGTACTTGATGTCATGGAGTTCTGATGAAATGAAGCTTTGGGATTGGGACAAAGCCTGGGAGTGCACACAAACATTCAAGTGCAAACACTTGGGTTATATTTGCCAAGTCATGTTTGACCCAAAAAACACCAACAGTTTTGTCACTGCCTCAGCCAATCACATGATAGAT GTTTGGGATTTTGATTCTCCTCAATGTAAATACACACTCTCTGGGCACTGGGACAGAGTTAACTGCCTTGATTTCTTCACACATGACAATCAGCAGTATTTGATTACTGGCTCTAGTGATTGTAGCGCGAAG ATATGGGACATGCACAGCAATATGTGTACTCATACACTACACGCTTCCATGTCTCCGGTTATGTCTGTCATGTTTCATCCCAATCTTCAGGTTCTAATTACAGGTTTAGAAGATGGCACTGTTTATTTGTGGAGTTCAACTAATTTCAG GCTTGAGAGGATCATTAACCCTCCTGTAATTGAACCCCCTGCTTGGGGTTTTGGATGGATATACAATATTTTTAGCAGCCCCGTAAGTGAACATGTTTGGGGTCTCGCATGTTCGATGAAGTCAAAAGG GTTTGTGTTTGGAAGAGGAGAGACGGTAGCAATGGTGGATGTCGGCAATGTAAATAATCAGGAAGAATCAAGTCATCACAGTGTACCACAGATAAGAGCTGACAAATCTACTCAG TTGATCGACAACAGTGGGCTACTTGAAGTGCACCCGTCTGACCTCCGCTTCCCCTTGCAACCACACAAGTCAACCACGTGCTCACTGGACCTAACAAACCACACATATGAGCGCGTGGCATTTAGGCTTGTACAGAAGAATAAGAGCCACTCGTTCGGGGAAGAAGAAGATTCACTTTTATCAAATGTGCCGATTTATGGATTTATAGCTTCCAGGTCCACGTACACTCTAGTCGTGACAACAAAAGAGTGGCCAGATCAAGGAGATGACACAAGCTTGGATCTGCTTCTGCAGAGCAGTATATCGGGGGACAAGTTCATCGTCCCATTCGAAAACGAGACTGAGTGTGTTGATCTATTTGAGGAATTAAAAGAGATGGGGAATGTGGTGCATGAATTGACACTGAAAGCTGTTTTTTATGCACAAGAAGAGGTGACACGCGAG ATCAGATCAGCCACGAAGAAAGTTGATGCACTTGGATTCGGCAATAGGCTGGTGTGCCTAGATGCACATCCAACAGAGACATG GATCTTAACATGCAAGTTTTTTGGAGATGTTCACATGTGGGATCTTGTCTCTCAG GAAAAGAAGGCCCTCTATTCTTTTCATGTCTACCAGAATGGAACAAGAG GGCTATCAGCGACAGTTAGATTCCTTAAATTTATCGCACGGAAGCAATGGTTTCTGGCTGGTGCAGACGATGGCTTCATCCATGTGTGCACCTACGGAACAGAGATAGTACAACAGATCACGAGTTTCAGAGCTGGTTCTTCCAGTGTCACAGCAATGACCATCCATCCAACCCAGCCATATGTGCTGTCCTCAGCTTATGAAAGCCCGATTAGGCTTTGGAACTGGGAAGAGGGCTGGCAGTGCACACGAACTTTCGACGATGAACGCTCTGGAACTGTCCGACAGATCACCTTCAACCCAAAGGATGCCAACTGTTTTGCTAGCGCGTCCGAAGATCAGACAGTAAAG GTTTGGAACCTTGACTCCCCAAAATCTAGCTACACTCTGTTTGGGCATTTGGCTCAAGTGAACTGCCTTGATTTCTTCGCACATGCTGATCAACAGTATCTGATTTCTGGCTCAGATGACTTGACCGCCAGG ATATGGGACCTAGAGAACAGGGTGTGTGTCTATACAATAAGAGCTCTCATGGCTCCGGTTCTTTCAGTTCTATGTCTTCTTCCTGATCATCCATATCTAACTATAGGCTTAAAAGATGGCACTCTTCATTTGTTCAGCTCCGCTAATTTTAG GCTTGTGAGGATCATTGACTTAGGCTGTAGCAAAGTTCGCAGTGTCAATCTGATGGGATCAGTAAG GGTTGTGATTGAACAAGAGGGGGCAGTGTCAATCATGGATATAGACCCTGAACAACAAGGTGGGATTATCAGTGAAGTGGGGGCTAACATGGTTGATGCAGTGAGATTGGATGTTGCTTCGGAAGCACAACTAGACATCttccaagaacacaaagaggattTGTCAAGCACAACTAGACATCttccaagaacacaaagaggattTGTCAGGTGCAGTGTCAGGGACAGGAAATACGAATTCCACACAGGCGTGAG GAATGCAATGGGATATAACAATAGATTAGTGCTTACAGAATTTCGCCCACAGAGAAAAGAAATTAGAAAGTGA
- the LOC123104856 gene encoding uncharacterized protein isoform X2 — protein sequence MEKALPNYHRNLPRYFEERQTSQSITSNISGTLGYIAPELYDGEKITIQSDIYSLGIIIIEILTGRKGCPDVEVVLERWCERLGKSLEDTHVEQVRVCTEIGIECSDFNPAKRPVSTHKIIERLKETETTDEVSSVLSSTVPTKLFVHPHLLCFPCVPNKLIPSSLNLRNFTDEHFAFRLVESYAEETERRFAKLPLYGVVSPRSTHTLSLTLQERDEKSIHLVLESSTFKDAHMPMYCSEFRGDKFLEETKEKGNMVQQVIVKAVATTAQREITSELIPNKTKILFKKSPFTSLDCQDVNLTKQWIITGHTRGYVCIWDGQTQRKVDSFKVSTDKVVLVKFIVRKQWFVAGAEDGFIHIYNYETKRQQVPSFTAHAGKMTSLAVHPSKPYLMSWSSDEMKLWDWDKAWECTQTFKCKHLGYICQVMFDPKNTNSFVTASANHMIDVWDFDSPQCKYTLSGHWDRVNCLDFFTHDNQQYLITGSSDCSAKIWDMHSNMCTHTLHASMSPVMSVMFHPNLQVLITGLEDGTVYLWSSTNFRLERIINPPVIEPPAWGFGWIYNIFSSPVSEHVWGLACSMKSKGFVFGRGETVAMVDVGNVNNQEESSHHSVPQIRADKSTQLIDNSGLLEVHPSDLRFPLQPHKSTTCSLDLTNHTYERVAFRLVQKNKSHSFGEEEDSLLSNVPIYGFIASRSTYTLVVTTKEWPDQGDDTSLDLLLQSSISGDKFIVPFENETECVDLFEELKEMGNVVHELTLKAVFYAQEEVTREIRSATKKVDALGFGNRLVCLDAHPTETWILTCKFFGDVHMWDLVSQEKKALYSFHVYQNGTRGLSATVRFLKFIARKQWFLAGADDGFIHVCTYGTEIVQQITSFRAGSSSVTAMTIHPTQPYVLSSAYESPIRLWNWEEGWQCTRTFDDERSGTVRQITFNPKDANCFASASEDQTVKVWNLDSPKSSYTLFGHLAQVNCLDFFAHADQQYLISGSDDLTARIWDLENRVCVYTIRALMAPVLSVLCLLPDHPYLTIGLKDGTLHLFSSANFRLVRIIDLGCSKVRSVNLMGSVRVVIEQEGAVSIMDIDPEQQGGIISEVGANMVDAVRLDVASEAQLDIFQEHKEDLSSTTRHLPRTQRGFVRCSVRDRKYEFHTGVRNAMGYNNRLVLTEFRPQRKEIRK from the exons ATGGAGAAAGCGCTACCAAATTATCATCGGAATTTGCCAAG GTATTTTGAGGAAAGGCAAACTAGCCAATCTATTACTTCAAATATTTCTGGTACACT GGGATATATTGCACCAGAACTCTACGATGGGGAAAAAATCACAATCCAGTCAGATATATATAGTCTTGGTATTATAATCATAGAGATACTAACAGGAAGGAAAGGGTGTCCCGACGTTGAAGTT GTACTTGAGAGATGGTGTGAAAGGTTGGGAAAATCACTAGAAGACACACATGTGGAACAAGTACGAGTTTGCACTGAAATAGGGATAGAGTGCAGTGACTTCAATCCAGCAAAGAGGCCTGTTAGTACACACAAGATAATCGAAAGGCTCAAGGAAACAGAAACTACAGATGAG GTATCCAGTGTCTTATCCAGCACTGTACCCACCAAGCTATTTGTCCATCCGCATCTCCTCTGCTTTCCCTGCGTACCGAACAAGCTGATCCCAAGTTCGCTGAACCTTAGAAACTTCACAGATGAACATTTTGCATTTAGGCTTGTGGAATCCTATGCAGAAGAAACTGAGCGACGCTTTGCCAAATTGCCACTGTACGGAGTCGTGTCGCCGAGGTCAACACACACTCTTAGTTTGACACTCCAGGAACGGGACGAAAAATCCATTCATTTGGTCCTAGAGAGCAGTACATTTAAGGATGCACATATGCCAATGTACTGTAGCGAATTTAGAGGGGACAAATTTTTAGAAGAAACCAAAGAGAAAGGTAATATGGTGCAGCAAGTGATAGTGAAAGCTGTTGCTACTACTGCACAGCGAGAGATAACGTCTGAG CTAATCCCAAATAAAACGAAG ATATTATTCAAGAAGAGCCCATTCACGTCTCTGGACTGCCAAGATGTTAACCTAACCAAGCAATG GATAATAACAGGCCATACACGGGGATATGTTTGCATTTGGGACGGTCAAACACAG AGGAAAGTAGATTCGTTTAAAGTCTCCACCGACAAAG TTGTTTTGGTTAAATTTATCGTACGAAAACAATGGTTTGTGGCTGGAGCCGAAGATGGCTTTATTCACATCTACAATTACGAAACTAAACGGCAGCAAGTCCCAAGTTTCACAGCTCATGCTGGAAAAATGACATCACTGGCCGTTCATCCAAGCAAACCGTACTTGATGTCATGGAGTTCTGATGAAATGAAGCTTTGGGATTGGGACAAAGCCTGGGAGTGCACACAAACATTCAAGTGCAAACACTTGGGTTATATTTGCCAAGTCATGTTTGACCCAAAAAACACCAACAGTTTTGTCACTGCCTCAGCCAATCACATGATAGAT GTTTGGGATTTTGATTCTCCTCAATGTAAATACACACTCTCTGGGCACTGGGACAGAGTTAACTGCCTTGATTTCTTCACACATGACAATCAGCAGTATTTGATTACTGGCTCTAGTGATTGTAGCGCGAAG ATATGGGACATGCACAGCAATATGTGTACTCATACACTACACGCTTCCATGTCTCCGGTTATGTCTGTCATGTTTCATCCCAATCTTCAGGTTCTAATTACAGGTTTAGAAGATGGCACTGTTTATTTGTGGAGTTCAACTAATTTCAG GCTTGAGAGGATCATTAACCCTCCTGTAATTGAACCCCCTGCTTGGGGTTTTGGATGGATATACAATATTTTTAGCAGCCCCGTAAGTGAACATGTTTGGGGTCTCGCATGTTCGATGAAGTCAAAAGG GTTTGTGTTTGGAAGAGGAGAGACGGTAGCAATGGTGGATGTCGGCAATGTAAATAATCAGGAAGAATCAAGTCATCACAGTGTACCACAGATAAGAGCTGACAAATCTACTCAG TTGATCGACAACAGTGGGCTACTTGAAGTGCACCCGTCTGACCTCCGCTTCCCCTTGCAACCACACAAGTCAACCACGTGCTCACTGGACCTAACAAACCACACATATGAGCGCGTGGCATTTAGGCTTGTACAGAAGAATAAGAGCCACTCGTTCGGGGAAGAAGAAGATTCACTTTTATCAAATGTGCCGATTTATGGATTTATAGCTTCCAGGTCCACGTACACTCTAGTCGTGACAACAAAAGAGTGGCCAGATCAAGGAGATGACACAAGCTTGGATCTGCTTCTGCAGAGCAGTATATCGGGGGACAAGTTCATCGTCCCATTCGAAAACGAGACTGAGTGTGTTGATCTATTTGAGGAATTAAAAGAGATGGGGAATGTGGTGCATGAATTGACACTGAAAGCTGTTTTTTATGCACAAGAAGAGGTGACACGCGAG ATCAGATCAGCCACGAAGAAAGTTGATGCACTTGGATTCGGCAATAGGCTGGTGTGCCTAGATGCACATCCAACAGAGACATG GATCTTAACATGCAAGTTTTTTGGAGATGTTCACATGTGGGATCTTGTCTCTCAG GAAAAGAAGGCCCTCTATTCTTTTCATGTCTACCAGAATGGAACAAGAG GGCTATCAGCGACAGTTAGATTCCTTAAATTTATCGCACGGAAGCAATGGTTTCTGGCTGGTGCAGACGATGGCTTCATCCATGTGTGCACCTACGGAACAGAGATAGTACAACAGATCACGAGTTTCAGAGCTGGTTCTTCCAGTGTCACAGCAATGACCATCCATCCAACCCAGCCATATGTGCTGTCCTCAGCTTATGAAAGCCCGATTAGGCTTTGGAACTGGGAAGAGGGCTGGCAGTGCACACGAACTTTCGACGATGAACGCTCTGGAACTGTCCGACAGATCACCTTCAACCCAAAGGATGCCAACTGTTTTGCTAGCGCGTCCGAAGATCAGACAGTAAAG GTTTGGAACCTTGACTCCCCAAAATCTAGCTACACTCTGTTTGGGCATTTGGCTCAAGTGAACTGCCTTGATTTCTTCGCACATGCTGATCAACAGTATCTGATTTCTGGCTCAGATGACTTGACCGCCAGG ATATGGGACCTAGAGAACAGGGTGTGTGTCTATACAATAAGAGCTCTCATGGCTCCGGTTCTTTCAGTTCTATGTCTTCTTCCTGATCATCCATATCTAACTATAGGCTTAAAAGATGGCACTCTTCATTTGTTCAGCTCCGCTAATTTTAG GCTTGTGAGGATCATTGACTTAGGCTGTAGCAAAGTTCGCAGTGTCAATCTGATGGGATCAGTAAG GGTTGTGATTGAACAAGAGGGGGCAGTGTCAATCATGGATATAGACCCTGAACAACAAGGTGGGATTATCAGTGAAGTGGGGGCTAACATGGTTGATGCAGTGAGATTGGATGTTGCTTCGGAAGCACAACTAGACATCttccaagaacacaaagaggattTGTCAAGCACAACTAGACATCttccaagaacacaaagaggattTGTCAGGTGCAGTGTCAGGGACAGGAAATACGAATTCCACACAGGCGTGAG GAATGCAATGGGATATAACAATAGATTAGTGCTTACAGAATTTCGCCCACAGAGAAAAGAAATTAGAAAGTGA